One Cupriavidus pauculus genomic window, CGCGTTCTTCTCCCCCGTCAAGCGGTGTGGAAAGACAACTGCGCTAGGCATTCTGAAGAGTCTGGCGTTTCGAGCCTACGCAGCCTCCAACGTAACACCGGCGACGCTGTATCGAATGCCAGCGCACAACAAGCCGACGACCCTAATCGACGAAGCAGACACGTTTATTCACTCCCGTGAACTTATCGGCATCATCAATTCCGGTCACACGCGACAGGCGGCGTCTATCACCAGAGTGGAAAAAGGCCGCACCGTCTCATTTGGCACCTTCTTCATGAAGGCGATATTCGGAATTGGCCGCCTTCCCGAAACGCTGGAGGATCGATCAATCTTGATTGAACTGCAACGCAAGCGCCCGGATGATATCGTGGAGAAGCACATACCATCAGCCAATGATGCGTTTGCTCCGATTCGCGCCTGCTTTGCCCGACTGGCACATGAACATGCAAACGATGTCCGAAACGCCATCGGCGACTCCATCAACCTGGGCAACGACCGGTTCTCGGACAACTGGGAGCCACTACTCGCAGTCGCAAGCCTCTTAGGCGATGACTGGCTCGTGCATGCTCTCCAAGCCGCGACCACACTTTCGACGCGAAACGATCATCAGCCTCAGGCTGGCCTGGAAGAATTGCTCGCAGACATCAAGCTGGCCTTCGAGTCGAAAGCAGCCTCAAAGCTCTCGACAGGCCAGCTGATCCAGAGCTTAACCTTTGACCCCGAAAAACCATGGGCAACGTTCACGCGCGGCGGGCCAATCACAGCACATGACGTTTCACGGTCACTCCGTCCTTTGCACATTAAAAGCGTCAATCTGCGCACGGAGCGGTCGCCGGAAGACGTAGGCCCTGCCCCGTCGCTCAAGGGTTACTACCGCCGGGACTTTGAGGACGCATTCGCTCGATATCTCCCTGGCGACCGGAGTAAGCCCGGTAAGGGTAACCACATACCCGATTCAGCATGAGCCGCCACACCGCTACACAGCGGTAAGGCAGCAGTGACGTAATACCGTAACTATGTACCTATTTTGTATAGCTGTATTCCCATGTAGATATCCGTACGAATCAGCTTGATAGCCGTCAATGATATCCATGGAATACCAGTTCAACTCATATTCGATGAGTACAGCCTTATGAATCCCACGAAGATAGAAGATTGCATCATGCTCGACACCGTAGGGCTTGCAGTGGATGGCATCGACGCGACGTTGCCCACTCACGTACGGACAGAGAATGGTGAGGAGACGCGATCCACCGATCACGGAAATATGAGCTCTTCGTCAGGCCGGCGCACGCTCAGCGTCAAGCACGTCAAATCTAAGAATCGGCTACTCGTTGAAGGAAGCT contains:
- a CDS encoding DUF3631 domain-containing protein, with the translated sequence MNTHDLFSQNPTEWPRSKDAVTAKIATVFADLALATGVHPVAAATGLTKAVGFECNSPLMIWGIDCSNALIFKVCDKAGEACNVLVACMADGGHEELMIPGAKIEGGYIRFGVQLGDSPIYIATDWASAAAIHEVTDAPVACAIYAENILEIAADLQGKYPDMELIVCTGTSDDPSHRIAAETAAHLDIKLAVAEDANSFIECYRSLGSDGILRSIAAATVPDSSVLDMHADDPLDPPAPSRWPGQISGSVMAQHAVMLVMRHLIVDAHVAIAIILWALATYFVDVIRVAPLLAFFSPVKRCGKTTALGILKSLAFRAYAASNVTPATLYRMPAHNKPTTLIDEADTFIHSRELIGIINSGHTRQAASITRVEKGRTVSFGTFFMKAIFGIGRLPETLEDRSILIELQRKRPDDIVEKHIPSANDAFAPIRACFARLAHEHANDVRNAIGDSINLGNDRFSDNWEPLLAVASLLGDDWLVHALQAATTLSTRNDHQPQAGLEELLADIKLAFESKAASKLSTGQLIQSLTFDPEKPWATFTRGGPITAHDVSRSLRPLHIKSVNLRTERSPEDVGPAPSLKGYYRRDFEDAFARYLPGDRSKPGKGNHIPDSA